In Streptococcus parapneumoniae, the genomic stretch CTCTTCTTCAAACAAACTTATTATAACATGTTTTGCTCAAGAAAAAAGGATTGGACGGCGATTTCTAAAACTTTCTTCCGTCTAGCAGTCTACAGAGGGTAGACCTTGCGAAATTCTTCTAAAACAACCTTGCTTTCAGGTGTAAAAGTCATTCCTGCTTCCCTCATACACTCCGTAAAAAAGTCTTCATGAACCTGACGCCAATAGGCTAAAGATTTGTCTCCCTCACCTTCCTTGTAGGCATGGTCAGCTGACACTCGATTGAAGGGCTGGACAGAAACCTTTGTAATTTCGACAATGCAGACAGCCTGATTTTGACTATCTAAAATGACATCGAAGGTCCCTTCTTGCGGAAGGGGGTCATCTTCTAGTGCATAGAGGTCGTAGGCTGAAGCTGTTGCCGTCTTTTCTCCTTTTAAAACCAAATCTGCCAAGAGATCGGCTTCCACTCCAAAAGCCCAAGCATCGATTTCATATCCAATCGAAGGATTGATTTTCTTGTAGGCATTCCACATTTCTTGCGGTGTCATAGGTATCTCCTTTGTAATTTTTTACTTTCTTCTTTTATGTGTTTAAGATGATCTGGATGGTCAATTTCTAAATCAAAAATATCTGGAATAGAGCTGTAATGGAGAATGCATTCGATATCCATCTGATTCATTTTTTGTATAAAAGAAGTATTCAGATAGCCTGCTACAGCAAAATCAATCTTGTTCTTCCTTGCTTTATCCTGCATATCTCTTAGCATATCTAACATTATTGGACTTTCCATATCATGCCATTGACTGTTTCTCAC encodes the following:
- a CDS encoding ASCH domain-containing protein encodes the protein MTPQEMWNAYKKINPSIGYEIDAWAFGVEADLLADLVLKGEKTATASAYDLYALEDDPLPQEGTFDVILDSQNQAVCIVEITKVSVQPFNRVSADHAYKEGEGDKSLAYWRQVHEDFFTECMREAGMTFTPESKVVLEEFRKVYPL